One Deltaproteobacteria bacterium genomic window carries:
- a CDS encoding DUF3124 domain-containing protein: MTSQRTSVILSRFLLVAVISCFCSGASWAGNTLSLSRGQTVYAPIYSHIYSGDKEQPFYLAATLSIRNVDPNHQITITKVDYYDSAGSLLKKYLEKAVVLDPMASTRYVVKESDKTGGSGANFLVQWKSEKMVNPPIVESVMIGAQRQQGISFTSRGKVIEETE, translated from the coding sequence ATGACCAGCCAAAGGACGTCGGTGATCTTAAGCCGATTTCTGCTCGTCGCCGTAATCTCCTGTTTTTGCTCGGGCGCTTCATGGGCCGGGAACACCCTATCCTTATCCAGGGGACAGACCGTGTACGCGCCCATCTACTCGCACATTTACAGCGGCGATAAGGAGCAGCCGTTCTACTTGGCCGCCACTCTCAGTATTCGAAATGTGGATCCGAACCATCAAATAACGATTACGAAAGTGGATTACTATGATTCCGCCGGTAGTCTATTGAAGAAATATCTAGAAAAAGCGGTGGTCCTGGATCCAATGGCGTCGACTCGATACGTGGTAAAAGAATCGGACAAGACCGGAGGCTCCGGAGCGAACTTCCTTGTGCAATGGAAATCGGAAAAAATGGTAAATCCGCCCATCGTCGAATCGGTCATGATCGGTGCGCAGCGCCAGCAGGGAATCTCATTTACGTCTCGAGGAAAGGTCATCGAAGAGACCGAATAA
- a CDS encoding crotonase/enoyl-CoA hydratase family protein yields MRVLVEKAGPVTTVVINRPEARNAVDYQTCLELRNAFRAFNEDPDASVAVLCGIGGTFCAGYDLKSAARGDVESIYEPEGEGPMGPSRMLLSKPVIAAVEGFAVAGGLELALWCDMRVMAEDAVFGVFCRRWGVPLVDGGTVRLPRLIGLSRALDMILTGRPVGSREALEWGLANRVTPSGEARTAAEDLARDIAGFPQICMRTDRESAYRQWDLTIEEALKNEGRQGLKPLMAEAKTGAARFASGAGRGGAFDKS; encoded by the coding sequence ATGCGAGTGCTGGTTGAAAAGGCGGGACCGGTCACCACGGTGGTCATCAACCGTCCGGAAGCGCGCAACGCGGTGGATTACCAGACCTGCCTGGAACTGAGAAACGCGTTTAGGGCCTTTAACGAGGACCCGGACGCCTCGGTGGCCGTGCTTTGCGGAATCGGAGGTACGTTCTGCGCGGGGTACGACCTCAAAAGCGCGGCCCGGGGAGACGTGGAATCCATCTACGAACCGGAAGGCGAAGGTCCGATGGGCCCTTCCCGCATGCTTCTTTCCAAGCCGGTCATAGCCGCCGTGGAGGGCTTTGCCGTGGCGGGCGGCCTCGAGCTTGCCCTGTGGTGCGATATGCGCGTCATGGCGGAGGACGCCGTCTTCGGAGTGTTCTGTCGTCGCTGGGGAGTGCCCCTGGTGGATGGCGGTACGGTGCGGTTGCCGCGCTTGATCGGCCTGAGCAGAGCACTGGACATGATCCTCACGGGCCGGCCCGTGGGTTCCCGCGAAGCCCTCGAGTGGGGTTTGGCCAACCGGGTGACCCCTTCAGGGGAGGCGCGAACCGCGGCGGAGGATTTGGCTCGGGACATCGCCGGTTTTCCGCAGATCTGCATGCGTACGGATCGCGAATCCGCGTACCGGCAGTGGGATCTGACGATCGAGGAAGCCCTCAAGAATGAGGGCCGGCAAGGGCTCAAACCGCTCATGGCTGAGGCTAAGACCGGCGCCGCCCGGTTTGCGTCCGGGGCCGGACGTGGGGGCGCCTTCGACAAGAGCTGA